The Eleginops maclovinus isolate JMC-PN-2008 ecotype Puerto Natales chromosome 3, JC_Emac_rtc_rv5, whole genome shotgun sequence genome includes a region encoding these proteins:
- the LOC134862412 gene encoding CD209 antigen-like protein C, translating into MGNYGSRTQKYVWWIGAAAVCLGLLIIIVCIVAHNSSVLNQKDLKREQLISNLTMERNTMRDKLEQINMNSSNLTKEMEVLLSKYNAMAVSQDKLREEVNRLRTNKTSETCHQGWKPFKDKCYYFSAAGLTKTWQDSRQDCQKMGADLAIITTREELDFFSKTEGVIWIGLSDMVQEGVWRWVNGNDMVSPRFWKKGEPNNHNGNEDCAELSRAEKTFNDAPCNRPFSWVCEV; encoded by the exons ATGGGAAATTATGGATCTAGAACTCAAAAATATG TGTGGTGGATtggagctgctgcagtgtgtctggGGCTGCTGATTATAATCGTATGCATAGTGGCCCACA acTCCAGTGTTCTCAATCAGAAGGACTTGAAGCGTGAACAGCTGATCTCTAACCTGACTATGGAAAGAAACACTATGAGGGATAAACTAGaacaaataaacatgaattCCAGCAACCTGACAAAAGAGATGGAGGTTCTGCTGAGCAAATACAACGCTATGGCTGTAAGTCAAGATAAACTGCGAGAGGAGGTCAACAGATTAAGGACCAACAAAACAA GTGAAACTTGCCACCAAGGATGGAAACCATTCAAAGACAAATGCTACTATTTCTCTGCTGCTGGACTCACTAAAACCTGGCAAGACAGCAGACAAGACTGTCAAAAGATGGGAGCTGACCTGGCTATAATAACCACCCGGGAAGAGCTGGATTTTTTCAGCAAAACTGAAGGCGTAATATGGATCGGTCTGTCGGACATGGTGCAAGAGGGCGTGTGGAGATGGGTGAATGGGAATGATATGGTGAGTCCTAGATTCTGGAAAAAAGGGGAGCCCAATAATCATAATGGAAACGAGGATTGTGCTGAGTTGTCGCGAGCAGAAAAGACATTTAATGACGCCCCTTGTAATAGACCATTTTCATGGGTTTGTGAGGTTTAA